From a region of the Tachypleus tridentatus isolate NWPU-2018 chromosome 1, ASM421037v1, whole genome shotgun sequence genome:
- the LOC143257152 gene encoding uncharacterized protein LOC143257152, translating to MYPRLCEAIGIACNPNEWRLFIDSSSRSFKAVLLHNGKEYTSLPLAHLVHLKEEYNSVKTLLEALKYDEYDWEVIGDFKLVVFLMGLQERFTKFPYFFAFGTAGTLCAQNSPRSLVGRTKSLGKLCRSVSGLLGQSQGRKLCGTG from the coding sequence ATGTATCCtcgtctgtgcgaggcaattggaattgcctgtaacccaaacgagtggcgcctcttcattgatagctcatccagaagcttcaaagctgtgctgctccataatgggaaAGAGTATACGTCTCTTCCTTTGGCTCATTTGGTGcatctcaaagaggaatacaacagcgtaaagaccttgctagaagccttaaagtatgatgagtatgactgggaggttatcggagacttcaaattggtggtattcctgatgggtctccaagaacgctttaccaagtttccctatttctttgcctttggaacagcagggacactgtgtgcacagaattccccaagaagcttagTAGGTAGGACAAAAAGCTTGGGGAAGCTTTGTCGCAGTgtttcggggcttcttgggcaatcacaaggccgaaaattatgtggaactggttga